A single window of Salminus brasiliensis chromosome 18, fSalBra1.hap2, whole genome shotgun sequence DNA harbors:
- the arl3l1 gene encoding ADP ribosylation factor like GTPase 3, like 1, producing the protein MGEVQKGLFSVIEKLKGTTEQELRIVLLGLDNAGKTTLLKQLASEDVNTITPTQGFNIKSVTCHGMKLNVWDIGGQRKIRPFWKKYLENTDLLIYVIDSADKKRFEETGLELSELIDEENLKGVPVLIFANKQDLATASPASEIAEGLNLHTYRDREWQIQACSAVSGEGVQDGMNWISNNIVNKKKK; encoded by the exons ATGGGAGAAGTCCAAAAG GGCTTGTTTTCTGTCATTGAGAAGCTAAAGGGCACAACAGAACAGGAGCTTCGGATAGTTCTTCTTGGTCTAGACAATGCTGGGAAGACTACCTTGTTGAAACAGCTTGCCTCAGAAGATGTCAACACCATCACCCCAACCCAG GGATTCAATATCAAGAGCGTCACGTGTCATGGTATGAAGCTGAACGTATGGGACATTGGTGGACAGAGGAAGATCCGTCCATTCTGGAAAAAATATCTGGAAAACACTGATTTGTTG ATCTACGTCATTGACAGCGCTGACAAGAAAAGGTTTGAAGAAACGGGCCTG GAGCTTTCAGAGCTGATTGATGAGGAGAATCTGAAGGGAGTGCCAGTACTCATCTTTGCCAATAAGCAAGATTTGGCCACAGCATCCCCAGCAAGTGAGATCGCAGAAGGGCTCAACCTGCACACATACCGAGACAGGGAGTGGCAGATTCAGGCCTGCTCGGCTGTGTCTGGAGAGGGAGTACAG GACGGAATGAACTGGATCAGCAACAACATTGTaaataagaagaagaaatga